The following proteins are encoded in a genomic region of Gimesia algae:
- a CDS encoding DUF1559 domain-containing protein translates to MRRRAFTLIELLVVIAIIAILIALLLPAVQQAREAARRSACKNNFKQVGLALHNYHDTHSAFPPGSLIADSTCGFSVQIRGWAWSVYILPYLDFANLYNQYTFSDNYYNTSVADWSLGATQIPVYLCPSDDQGFELVSCCSNRTNGDCSVGSAGDACDKQDFGITNMAGVADSAQRRCSATANRMGVNKNGIFFALSNTKVRDVIDGTSNTFIVGEVLGGGPGSHDGFYWNYSNLVDTSDGINGFNTRLGTPPGNYRLDGALSSRHTGGCHMLMADGSVHFISENIDAGVLADLTTRAGGEVVGEF, encoded by the coding sequence ATGCGCCGACGAGCTTTTACATTGATTGAGTTGCTGGTCGTGATTGCCATCATTGCCATTCTGATCGCGTTACTCCTGCCGGCTGTTCAACAGGCTAGGGAAGCTGCCCGCCGTTCTGCCTGCAAAAATAACTTTAAACAGGTAGGCCTGGCTTTACATAACTATCACGATACCCATTCCGCATTCCCCCCCGGCTCACTGATTGCAGACAGTACCTGCGGATTTTCCGTGCAGATCCGAGGCTGGGCCTGGAGCGTTTACATCCTGCCGTATCTGGACTTTGCCAACTTGTACAATCAGTACACGTTTTCCGATAACTATTACAACACGAGCGTTGCCGACTGGTCATTAGGCGCGACGCAGATCCCCGTCTATCTCTGTCCCAGTGATGATCAGGGGTTCGAACTGGTGTCCTGCTGCAGTAATCGGACTAATGGTGATTGCTCAGTTGGTTCTGCCGGCGATGCCTGTGATAAGCAGGATTTTGGTATCACCAATATGGCGGGCGTGGCAGACAGTGCGCAGCGTCGCTGCTCTGCGACGGCCAATCGTATGGGGGTGAATAAAAATGGCATCTTCTTTGCGCTCTCGAATACAAAAGTCCGGGACGTCATCGATGGTACTAGTAACACCTTTATCGTAGGAGAAGTACTCGGCGGAGGCCCTGGTTCTCATGACGGGTTTTATTGGAACTACAGTAACCTGGTTGACACGTCCGATGGCATCAACGGTTTTAACACGCGTCTGGGAACACCGCCGGGGAACTATCGGCTGGATGGGGCGCTGTCCAGTCGACATACCGGTGGTTGCCATATGCTGATGGCTGACGGCAGTGTGCACTTCATTTCCGAGAACATCGATGCGGGAGTTCTGGCAGACCTGACCACGCGTGCCGGTGGAGAAGTTGTTGGCGAATTCTAA
- a CDS encoding Gfo/Idh/MocA family protein, protein MTSNSDTTRREFLKTSVAAASAFAAPAFVRGQNLNSQLQFAGIGTDGKGYSDIKLIASHDKVKCVAFCDVDLSRTAKVKPLAPEAPVYQDYKKMLDELGDKIDAVSVSTPDHTHAIISMDAMQRGKHVYCQKPLTRTVWEARQMRLQAKKSGVITRMGNQIHSHSAYRTAAKAIQDGVIGKVTAIHSWVGTTGHGRSGLLNKPANNEAVPKTLDWNLWISVAPMRPYGGNRVYHPFTWRDWQDFGSGAIGDFGCHLLDPVYTALKITGDPISVHSSHTGINDEVWPAQETIKYVIPGTQYTAGRSLPITWYDGGRRPDSRIAKLLPGQSLPSGGSIFVGEKGNMILPHYSQPFVNIEGVNIEPVESLDHYHGWVDGCLSGKQPSDGFEYGGHLTEAVQLGNVAAFFPGETLEFDGKALKITNNSEANKYLTRDYRTGFEIASL, encoded by the coding sequence ATGACATCCAACTCAGATACCACCCGCCGCGAATTTTTGAAAACATCCGTTGCTGCCGCGTCCGCGTTCGCCGCACCTGCTTTTGTCCGCGGACAGAATTTGAACTCACAATTACAGTTTGCGGGTATCGGCACCGACGGCAAAGGGTATTCCGATATTAAGCTCATCGCCAGCCACGACAAAGTGAAATGCGTTGCTTTTTGCGATGTTGATTTGTCGCGGACCGCAAAGGTCAAGCCTTTGGCCCCCGAGGCTCCTGTCTACCAGGACTACAAAAAAATGCTGGATGAACTGGGCGATAAAATCGATGCCGTCTCGGTATCCACTCCCGACCATACTCACGCCATCATCAGCATGGACGCAATGCAGCGAGGAAAGCACGTTTACTGCCAGAAACCGTTGACGCGCACTGTGTGGGAAGCCCGCCAGATGCGATTGCAGGCAAAAAAATCAGGCGTCATTACACGGATGGGAAACCAGATCCATTCGCATTCAGCTTATCGCACCGCAGCGAAAGCGATTCAAGATGGCGTTATCGGGAAGGTGACAGCCATCCATTCCTGGGTTGGCACCACCGGCCATGGACGTAGCGGTTTGCTCAACAAGCCTGCGAATAATGAAGCGGTACCAAAAACACTCGATTGGAATCTCTGGATCAGCGTGGCCCCCATGCGTCCTTACGGCGGAAACCGGGTCTACCATCCCTTTACATGGAGAGACTGGCAGGACTTCGGCTCCGGAGCCATCGGCGATTTCGGTTGCCATTTACTCGACCCCGTGTACACGGCTCTCAAAATCACGGGCGACCCTATTAGTGTGCACTCGTCACACACCGGCATAAATGATGAAGTCTGGCCCGCCCAGGAAACCATCAAATACGTTATTCCCGGTACGCAGTATACGGCCGGTCGCAGCCTGCCGATTACCTGGTACGATGGCGGACGGCGGCCAGATAGCAGAATCGCCAAACTTTTACCCGGCCAGTCTCTGCCGAGCGGAGGCTCAATTTTCGTTGGTGAAAAAGGCAACATGATTCTGCCTCATTACAGCCAGCCGTTCGTCAACATCGAAGGCGTGAATATAGAACCGGTGGAAAGCCTAGACCATTATCACGGCTGGGTCGATGGTTGCCTGTCCGGAAAACAGCCCAGCGACGGGTTTGAATACGGGGGCCATCTGACCGAGGCCGTGCAGTTAGGAAATGTCGCCGCGTTCTTCCCCGGCGAAACCCTCGAATTCGATGGTAAAGCACTCAAGATCACGAACAACTCGGAGGCCAACAAATACCTGACGCGGGACTACCGCACCGGTTTCGAAATCGCTTCACTCTAG
- a CDS encoding sulfatase family protein, whose product MMRNRHVLLAAMGAVFSLVATGVSFATNAESSGKPNIILVMADDQGWGDTGYNGHPFVKTPELDAMAQDAFVFDRFYAGAPVCSPTRASVMTGRNPNRTKVTNHGRYMRPHEQTIAETLKAAGYITGIFGKVHLGSGQPDSPCNPSGMGFDEWVIGLNFFDNDPYLSRMGKIEHRQGKGSVILMDDTLDFLRKHKDGDRPIFTVVWFPSPHAPHAELPEGPSLYEGKRHAGYYREITLLDQQVGRLRRALRDMGMAENTIVWYCSDNGGLVKETSGGREKKGSIYEGGLRVPGIIEWPARQLKGRTSVPVATFDIYPTLLAMAGVDLYAPHPLDGMDVSGIISGTVAERSKPMGFWHKLQGGQGTRSDQIQKAIMEKQQAGAPLPHDPVRMRKDVDEFPQFPKETTTGHAAWNDWPWKLHRINGSKYELYNLSDDPMEKTDLSQDPEQAQRVKQMKQGLDAWMRSVIHSINGKDYQGLK is encoded by the coding sequence ATGATGCGGAATCGACATGTTTTGTTAGCAGCAATGGGAGCCGTTTTTAGCCTGGTCGCGACAGGAGTCTCATTTGCGACCAATGCGGAAAGTTCTGGTAAACCCAATATCATTCTGGTGATGGCGGATGACCAGGGCTGGGGAGACACTGGTTATAATGGTCACCCGTTTGTCAAGACGCCGGAACTCGATGCCATGGCACAGGACGCATTCGTCTTTGACCGCTTCTATGCCGGTGCGCCGGTCTGTTCGCCGACCCGGGCCAGCGTGATGACCGGGCGGAATCCGAATCGGACCAAAGTCACCAACCATGGACGCTACATGCGTCCGCATGAGCAGACGATCGCGGAAACATTGAAAGCCGCCGGTTACATCACCGGCATCTTCGGCAAAGTGCACCTGGGTTCGGGTCAACCCGACTCGCCCTGCAACCCCAGCGGCATGGGCTTCGATGAATGGGTGATCGGCCTCAACTTTTTCGACAACGATCCCTACTTGAGCCGCATGGGAAAGATCGAGCATCGTCAGGGCAAAGGCTCGGTGATCCTGATGGATGATACGCTCGACTTTCTCAGGAAACACAAGGACGGCGATCGTCCCATCTTTACGGTTGTCTGGTTCCCCTCTCCGCATGCCCCACACGCGGAATTGCCTGAAGGCCCGAGCCTTTACGAGGGCAAACGGCACGCGGGGTACTACCGCGAGATTACGTTACTGGATCAGCAGGTCGGGCGTCTGCGACGCGCACTCAGGGACATGGGCATGGCGGAGAATACCATCGTCTGGTACTGCAGCGATAACGGCGGGCTGGTCAAGGAAACGTCTGGTGGTCGTGAGAAAAAGGGGAGCATCTACGAAGGGGGCCTGCGCGTACCGGGAATCATCGAATGGCCCGCGCGTCAGCTCAAGGGGCGCACCTCGGTCCCTGTGGCGACCTTTGATATCTATCCAACTCTCCTGGCTATGGCCGGCGTGGATTTGTATGCGCCCCACCCGCTTGACGGAATGGATGTGAGCGGCATCATTTCGGGAACGGTTGCCGAACGGAGTAAGCCGATGGGTTTCTGGCATAAATTACAGGGCGGACAAGGTACCCGGAGCGATCAGATTCAGAAAGCGATCATGGAAAAGCAACAGGCGGGTGCCCCCTTACCGCATGATCCTGTCAGAATGCGCAAAGACGTCGACGAATTCCCTCAGTTTCCCAAAGAGACCACAACCGGACATGCCGCGTGGAACGACTGGCCCTGGAAACTGCATCGCATAAACGGCTCAAAATACGAGCTCTATAATCTAAGTGATGACCCAATGGAGAAGACTGATCTTTCCCAAGATCCAGAACAGGCCCAGCGAGTGAAACAGATGAAGCAGGGGCTGGATGCCTGGATGCGGTCTGTGATTCACAGTATTAATGGAAAAGACTATCAGGGTCTGAAGTAA
- a CDS encoding fatty acid cis/trans isomerase — protein MKNKVRYTAVILLTLVAVGVIVGSMLWNRVEQQSDWQPFVLTPTAYPETTGSNLDGHFYLDKIQPIFNRRCIVCHGCLDSPCLLKLTCYEGLLRGARKVNPDATHLFAEKPVRLHDQPSLAAWREQGFCSVVEQQGPPEERPAKSILFRMLVAGTEQNQPPFDVQPLESVYKSVNEHICPCEQGIDAYLKQRPTAGMPFGLPALSPEENQRFSEWISAGSPGPTADVMAEVEKLAQPEVIARWEAFLNQQAPLSPLVSRFIFEHAFLATLHFEESQGEYFRLVRSTTPPIQVKNDEDGKQFVVPSPVHEIKTARPYDTPYLSGVDQIYYRLKKVTEARAQKSMFVWQLSDARLKRLKELFFQVDPVSGKSLTPGYSSHNPFEVFQAIPARSRALFLVENSHLIVSGMIRGPVCVGNLATYAIKDNFWVFFVDPAHDPSVLKPELGLQSWNDFMDYGIKGNAVYNEAYNRMLDKYKPTGYQIDDVWDGNQENSNAWLTILRNETNATVLRGRQGGIPPTFWMIDYSGFERLYYSLVVNYEYYGSVEQKLATWEFMSRLRQEFEDNFLRLLPVDDRQKYRDLWTRGIGQELLFRMPFPGEEAGQGIDMQGLDPISGVLSKIQRRFTEAVSGPHDLLNPGRKPDVKLTDPVNDFAGWEAAVSTLTMRTQLKFTQFLPSNTFIRLTKREESRVYSLVANRSYAFNNVVFDENGARQPDLDTLSVYQGLVGDFPNLIIDLKLEQASAFLTELNAVSTTEEWTAWKNKYGTLRNTAAFWTLLDWLTDWNFQNRQPDAGYFDLKYYMLLDSRY, from the coding sequence TTGAAAAACAAGGTTCGCTATACGGCTGTTATACTGCTCACCCTTGTTGCTGTCGGCGTAATCGTGGGCAGCATGCTCTGGAACCGGGTGGAACAGCAGTCAGACTGGCAACCATTCGTACTGACGCCAACCGCATATCCGGAGACCACTGGTTCAAATCTCGACGGCCACTTCTATCTCGACAAAATTCAACCGATTTTCAACCGGCGTTGTATTGTCTGTCATGGCTGTCTCGATTCGCCCTGTCTGCTTAAACTCACCTGTTACGAAGGGCTGCTCCGCGGAGCCCGCAAAGTCAATCCCGACGCCACACACCTGTTTGCGGAAAAACCGGTACGCTTGCATGACCAGCCCTCTCTGGCGGCCTGGCGCGAGCAAGGCTTCTGCAGCGTCGTTGAACAACAGGGCCCGCCTGAAGAACGCCCCGCGAAGAGCATTCTGTTCCGCATGCTGGTCGCCGGCACCGAACAAAACCAGCCCCCCTTTGATGTGCAGCCGCTCGAATCGGTCTACAAGTCCGTCAACGAACACATTTGCCCGTGCGAACAGGGTATCGACGCTTATCTGAAACAGCGACCGACCGCGGGCATGCCCTTCGGCCTGCCTGCCTTGTCACCAGAAGAGAATCAGCGGTTTTCCGAATGGATCTCCGCCGGCTCACCAGGACCCACGGCCGATGTGATGGCCGAGGTCGAAAAATTAGCGCAGCCGGAAGTCATCGCCCGCTGGGAAGCCTTTCTGAATCAGCAGGCCCCACTCTCGCCGCTGGTCAGCCGCTTTATTTTCGAACACGCTTTCCTCGCGACGCTGCATTTTGAAGAATCGCAGGGTGAATACTTCCGCCTCGTGCGTTCCACTACCCCGCCGATCCAGGTCAAAAACGACGAAGACGGAAAACAATTCGTCGTGCCGAGTCCGGTTCACGAAATCAAGACGGCCCGACCTTATGACACACCCTATCTCAGCGGCGTCGACCAGATTTACTATCGATTGAAAAAAGTCACCGAAGCGCGGGCCCAGAAGTCAATGTTTGTGTGGCAACTGAGCGACGCCAGACTGAAACGCCTTAAGGAACTCTTTTTTCAAGTCGATCCGGTATCCGGTAAGAGTTTGACGCCCGGCTATTCGAGTCACAACCCCTTCGAAGTCTTCCAGGCGATCCCTGCCCGGTCGCGTGCCCTGTTTCTTGTGGAAAATTCGCACTTGATCGTCAGCGGCATGATTCGCGGCCCGGTCTGCGTTGGTAACCTGGCGACCTACGCCATTAAAGATAATTTCTGGGTCTTCTTCGTCGACCCCGCTCACGATCCCTCCGTCCTCAAGCCGGAACTCGGACTCCAGTCGTGGAATGATTTCATGGATTACGGCATCAAGGGTAACGCCGTCTACAATGAAGCCTATAATCGGATGCTCGATAAATACAAGCCGACCGGCTACCAGATCGACGATGTCTGGGATGGGAATCAGGAAAATTCAAATGCCTGGCTGACCATCCTCCGCAATGAAACCAACGCCACCGTCTTACGCGGGCGACAGGGCGGCATTCCACCCACATTCTGGATGATCGACTACAGTGGCTTCGAACGCCTCTACTACTCCCTGGTCGTCAACTACGAATATTATGGCAGCGTCGAACAAAAGCTCGCCACCTGGGAATTCATGAGTCGGCTGCGGCAGGAGTTCGAAGACAATTTTCTCCGCTTGCTGCCTGTCGACGATCGTCAGAAATATCGCGACCTCTGGACGCGCGGCATTGGACAGGAACTGCTCTTCAGGATGCCGTTTCCCGGCGAAGAAGCCGGACAGGGGATCGACATGCAAGGGCTGGACCCTATTTCAGGCGTGCTCAGCAAGATTCAACGCCGCTTCACCGAAGCCGTCAGTGGCCCGCACGACCTGCTCAATCCAGGCAGGAAACCGGACGTCAAACTGACGGACCCCGTGAATGACTTTGCCGGCTGGGAGGCGGCTGTTTCCACTCTCACCATGCGGACCCAGCTGAAGTTCACACAGTTTTTACCCAGCAACACGTTCATCCGTCTGACCAAACGAGAAGAAAGCCGCGTTTACTCGCTGGTCGCCAACCGCTCGTATGCCTTCAATAATGTCGTCTTCGACGAAAACGGCGCCCGACAACCCGACCTGGATACACTGAGCGTCTACCAAGGTCTTGTGGGAGACTTTCCCAATCTCATCATTGATCTGAAACTGGAGCAGGCTTCGGCGTTTCTCACCGAGCTGAACGCCGTCTCCACGACGGAGGAATGGACAGCCTGGAAAAACAAGTACGGCACACTCCGCAATACAGCCGCGTTCTGGACTCTCCTCGACTGGCTGACCGACTGGAACTTCCAGAACCGCCAACCCGACGCCGGTTATTTCGACCTGAAATACTACATGCTGCTCGATTCCAGGTATTGA
- a CDS encoding sialidase family protein, which produces MRFIFCLLFVIACSTNAAAQEKSAPRIKLTMGEPHVIVRGIRPEEQLWGPYQFPRPYRLKDRFVVSVHVKNDDISNYGATALWFESRDQGVTWKEIDDSVAQECGLLLTNGDRVYLPPESGVDVSEYQQIPWNKYTPGYVFSKQAEEGTLPIPDGMTFWMGGTTINAFNADRLPPSLSQKEWTLYRIPAGQTKPVLEHAQVDWPFLTRVVHVSRNGKKVLKSIFPRGNPKLGPDGAIWVSVFSGEGHLNPENGQYSPYYSAEIFRSEDNGKTFQRQSHLEYEANGHAFPYKSGGFSDSDFEFMPDGSIVWFLRSTWYASTGKEWDPMYMTRSTDDGRTWSKPVKFDKVGILPRLCRLENGVTLLCYARPGTFVRAALNDSGTEWTEPLVVMTPGDRSGLANKPVADPTFHDWDGSCNNPEIVPLDENSALLFYSDFYYPDESGVKRKTILCRKITAEREAE; this is translated from the coding sequence ATGCGCTTCATCTTCTGTTTATTATTTGTGATTGCCTGTTCGACCAACGCAGCCGCTCAGGAGAAATCCGCGCCGCGGATCAAGCTGACGATGGGAGAACCGCATGTCATCGTGCGGGGGATTCGGCCGGAGGAGCAGCTCTGGGGGCCGTACCAGTTTCCGCGTCCTTATCGGCTGAAAGACCGGTTCGTTGTTTCCGTGCATGTGAAAAACGACGACATCAGCAATTACGGTGCGACAGCTCTCTGGTTTGAAAGTCGCGATCAGGGTGTGACGTGGAAAGAGATCGATGATTCGGTCGCGCAGGAGTGCGGCTTGCTGCTAACGAATGGTGACCGGGTCTACCTTCCGCCGGAATCAGGTGTCGACGTGAGCGAGTACCAGCAGATTCCCTGGAACAAATACACGCCTGGTTATGTTTTCTCAAAGCAGGCGGAGGAAGGAACGCTGCCGATTCCCGATGGCATGACCTTCTGGATGGGAGGCACAACCATCAATGCATTTAACGCCGATCGCCTGCCGCCAAGTCTGTCCCAAAAGGAATGGACCCTGTATCGAATTCCCGCAGGACAGACGAAGCCGGTGCTGGAACATGCTCAGGTGGACTGGCCGTTTCTAACGCGGGTGGTGCACGTCAGTCGCAATGGGAAGAAGGTGCTGAAGTCGATCTTTCCGCGGGGCAATCCCAAACTGGGTCCCGACGGGGCGATCTGGGTGAGTGTATTTTCGGGTGAGGGACATCTCAATCCGGAGAACGGGCAGTACAGCCCTTACTACTCTGCGGAAATCTTCCGTTCCGAGGACAACGGTAAAACGTTCCAGCGGCAGTCGCATCTGGAGTACGAAGCGAACGGCCACGCGTTCCCTTACAAGAGTGGTGGATTCAGCGACAGCGATTTTGAGTTTATGCCGGACGGCTCGATTGTCTGGTTCCTGCGGTCGACCTGGTATGCTTCGACCGGCAAGGAATGGGACCCGATGTATATGACGCGTTCGACCGACGACGGACGAACCTGGTCGAAGCCGGTGAAGTTTGACAAGGTCGGGATTCTGCCACGATTATGCCGACTCGAGAATGGGGTGACGCTGCTGTGCTATGCCCGTCCGGGAACATTCGTGCGGGCTGCGCTCAACGACAGCGGAACAGAGTGGACTGAACCGCTGGTCGTGATGACGCCCGGTGATCGCAGCGGCCTGGCCAACAAACCGGTGGCTGATCCGACGTTCCATGACTGGGATGGCTCCTGCAATAACCCGGAGATCGTGCCTCTGGACGAGAACAGTGCCCTGCTCTTCTACAGTGATTTTTACTATCCGGATGAGAGTGGCGTGAAACGGAAAACGATTCTGTGTCGGAAGATTACGGCGGAGCGGGAGGCGGAATGA
- a CDS encoding aldehyde dehydrogenase family protein gives MPAWPDKMYIDGKWVDGRSETSWTITNPATREPLAEIALANASDVDLAVTAARRAFDKGEWPRMDPLQRGRLLYKLAERIRESAEDLAMTDTVNIGKPIRDTLGFDIPCGADVIESYAGLPDKIAGHSYGGLPDNVTMQFREPMGVIAAIVPWNYPMTNAAIKLAPILACGNTVVLKPSEVSPLSALMLAKMAEEVGFPPGVINVIHGTGAEAGTALVKHPGINKIAFTGRYETGAQLMEAAKDGMKGVLLELGGKTPSVVFPDAPLDHVVNGVITGIFCHLGQICVAGSRLLVHESQHDELLERIIAKAQSLKQGDPTDPEMHLGCLATPTHCDFVRNRVEQAKQEGARLVLSGDISDDPLDCFYPPTIFDQVSPDMAVAKEEVFGPVLSVMTFKTEEEAIRIANDSDFGLMANIWSTDGTRALRVARELQAGRISINGGGYLRPNVPIYGYKKSGFGAELGFIEAAHEFCNSKSVIYSLATEKSPWPE, from the coding sequence ATGCCAGCCTGGCCAGATAAGATGTATATTGATGGAAAATGGGTCGACGGTCGTTCTGAGACCAGTTGGACGATCACGAACCCGGCGACCCGTGAACCGCTGGCGGAGATTGCCCTGGCGAATGCCAGTGATGTCGATCTGGCCGTGACTGCGGCCCGCCGTGCGTTTGACAAGGGAGAATGGCCGCGGATGGATCCTCTGCAGCGCGGGCGGCTGCTGTATAAGCTGGCAGAACGCATTCGAGAATCCGCCGAAGATCTTGCGATGACCGATACGGTCAATATCGGCAAGCCGATTCGTGATACGCTCGGGTTTGACATTCCCTGCGGGGCTGACGTGATCGAAAGTTATGCGGGACTGCCAGACAAAATTGCCGGACATTCTTATGGAGGGCTGCCGGACAATGTGACGATGCAGTTTCGCGAGCCAATGGGTGTGATCGCGGCAATTGTTCCCTGGAATTATCCCATGACCAACGCCGCCATTAAACTGGCGCCGATTCTCGCCTGCGGCAATACGGTGGTGCTGAAGCCTTCTGAAGTCTCTCCCCTGTCTGCGTTGATGCTGGCGAAAATGGCCGAAGAAGTGGGCTTTCCTCCCGGCGTGATTAATGTGATTCACGGTACCGGCGCGGAAGCGGGGACGGCTCTCGTGAAACATCCAGGCATCAACAAAATTGCCTTCACGGGACGGTATGAAACCGGTGCGCAGCTAATGGAAGCGGCCAAGGACGGAATGAAAGGGGTGCTGCTGGAACTCGGCGGCAAAACTCCGAGCGTGGTCTTTCCGGATGCGCCGCTGGATCATGTTGTCAATGGTGTGATCACGGGCATCTTCTGTCACCTGGGTCAGATCTGCGTGGCTGGCTCGCGACTGCTGGTGCATGAGAGTCAGCATGATGAACTGCTGGAGCGGATTATCGCCAAGGCCCAGAGTCTCAAACAGGGTGACCCGACCGATCCCGAAATGCACCTGGGTTGTCTGGCGACACCAACGCACTGTGATTTTGTGCGGAATCGCGTCGAACAGGCGAAACAGGAAGGCGCACGCTTAGTCCTTTCGGGTGATATCTCCGATGATCCACTGGACTGCTTCTATCCGCCAACTATTTTCGATCAGGTCTCCCCCGACATGGCTGTGGCGAAGGAAGAAGTTTTCGGCCCGGTCTTAAGCGTCATGACATTTAAAACGGAAGAGGAAGCGATTCGCATCGCCAATGATTCCGATTTCGGCTTAATGGCCAACATCTGGTCCACCGATGGAACACGGGCCCTGCGGGTCGCGCGCGAATTGCAGGCCGGGCGGATCTCCATCAATGGTGGCGGTTACCTCAGACCGAACGTGCCGATCTACGGTTACAAAAAGAGTGGGTTCGGAGCGGAACTGGGCTTCATCGAAGCAGCCCACGAATTCTGCAATTCCAAGTCCGTGATTTATTCCCTGGCGACCGAGAAATCTCCGTGGCCTGAGTAA
- a CDS encoding response regulator translates to MLQNRFSILLVEDDDVDREVVNRAIKRQELGCSLYTASEGAEALSILRGESADKLNEDFVVLLDLNMPGMNGLQFLDELREDPELSHTIVFVLSTSEHPRDIAKAYKKNVAGYFSKTQVDLLVKMLSDYAQASLFPNPRVMQSIH, encoded by the coding sequence ATGCTGCAAAATCGGTTTTCAATTCTATTAGTTGAAGATGATGACGTCGATCGTGAAGTGGTCAATCGGGCCATTAAACGTCAGGAGTTGGGTTGTAGCTTGTATACAGCCTCTGAAGGGGCGGAAGCCTTATCCATACTGCGTGGGGAATCAGCAGATAAGCTGAATGAAGATTTTGTCGTTCTGCTTGACCTGAACATGCCCGGGATGAATGGCCTGCAGTTTCTGGATGAACTTCGGGAAGACCCTGAACTTAGCCATACCATCGTATTTGTTCTTTCCACTTCAGAGCATCCACGCGATATTGCCAAAGCCTACAAAAAAAATGTAGCAGGATATTTCAGTAAAACGCAGGTCGACTTACTGGTCAAAATGCTCAGTGATTATGCCCAGGCTTCTCTGTTTCCAAATCCTCGGGTGATGCAGAGCATCCATTAG